In the genome of Coraliomargarita algicola, one region contains:
- a CDS encoding glycoside hydrolase family 2 TIM barrel-domain containing protein, whose translation MKMIQTYILFLLAALSVQAARMSFDESWQFTLGDPKGAEQVAFADSDWRVLDVPHDWSIEGEYSKAHRMGDKGGYLPAGIGWYRKTIVVPQEWKGKYVEIAFDGVFMNSTVWANGQKLGTRPYGWSSFAYDISEIVESSGSITFAVRVDNSKQPAARWYTGSGIYAHTWIDVKDKIHVPADGVFVRTQGEAAAIDVELKNTTGTAQSVGVEVVIIDPSGNEVTKEQRSVMVNTDAVQASDFSFQVSNPQRWDIDSPHLYRAVTKVVVAGTVVDTTTTRFGFRDVEWKPDTGMWLNGKNIKLQGVCNHQDAGALGAAVPDKVLRFRIEQLKAMGCNAIRTAHNPQTPTFYDICDEVGMLVMDEIFDGWSKKANHDYGRYHFQEWWERDLTDWIKRDRNHPSIVIYSVGNETHGKVGEDLVALCHELDPTRPVTSGHSSSEYMDVFGVNGASEKTGWFDNLETDRVFIGTENPHTWQVRGYYRTKTWYRNGYPSRSQKPYEIPDLTQEEVFSYDWIDADGRSNRKQIFNSSYDNATVRLTARHSIEQLRDIPNYAGSFRWTGHDYIGEAGYVHGGWPFRAFMGGAIDLANFEKDLFYLYQSQWTDEPMVHILPHWTHPTLKLGTEIPVWVYSNCDEVELFLNGKSLGKQGPGTQWDAMQCEWMVGWQPGELKAIAYKDGKPVCEKIIRTADAPARIALSIDGEPLAKTGKDIVQVRVTTQDAKEEFYPYGENRTAFHVIGPGQIRALDNGSPVDVEQHFRAKDRIAFYGLTRAYVESTGAAGDITLLASCILGEKRQISSELVSIDAQLLSLRGTLAAVSVEIFYTLDGSTPTTQSTRYTKAFAVPLGTTVKALVALDGQPVQILEERFAADEGFVWNVAQDASHGGDQAEDAKLSGAVVSTAGKGFNGKGFVDFGNNKGAYVEWYQENDGDAGEADLTIRYSGKARGASGRAIQLSINGKVIDKQRMLPNTKDWGSDWQTVTVPIRIGRGANTIRLSTVENGGMYIDEISVR comes from the coding sequence ATGAAAATGATTCAAACATATATTCTCTTTTTATTGGCGGCACTGTCCGTGCAAGCCGCGCGCATGAGCTTTGATGAAAGCTGGCAATTCACGCTCGGTGATCCTAAAGGTGCCGAGCAAGTTGCCTTTGCGGATAGCGATTGGCGCGTGCTGGATGTGCCGCATGACTGGAGCATCGAGGGTGAATATAGCAAAGCTCATCGGATGGGGGACAAGGGCGGCTATTTGCCAGCGGGTATCGGTTGGTATCGCAAGACGATTGTCGTGCCTCAAGAATGGAAGGGAAAGTATGTGGAGATCGCCTTTGATGGCGTCTTTATGAATAGCACCGTGTGGGCCAATGGTCAGAAGCTCGGCACGCGGCCCTATGGCTGGAGTTCGTTCGCGTATGACATTAGCGAGATCGTGGAAAGCTCAGGCTCGATTACTTTTGCGGTGCGGGTGGACAATTCAAAGCAGCCAGCCGCACGCTGGTATACGGGCAGTGGAATCTATGCGCACACATGGATCGATGTTAAGGACAAGATTCATGTGCCTGCAGATGGCGTTTTTGTTCGCACTCAAGGCGAGGCAGCTGCGATCGATGTAGAGCTTAAGAATACCACTGGCACAGCACAATCAGTGGGAGTGGAAGTCGTCATCATCGATCCTAGCGGCAATGAGGTCACCAAAGAACAACGATCGGTTATGGTAAATACGGATGCTGTTCAGGCCTCAGATTTTAGCTTTCAGGTCTCAAATCCTCAACGTTGGGATATCGATTCGCCACATCTGTATCGTGCGGTTACGAAAGTCGTGGTAGCAGGCACAGTTGTGGATACCACGACGACTCGATTTGGTTTTCGCGATGTCGAATGGAAGCCAGATACGGGCATGTGGCTGAACGGTAAGAACATCAAGTTGCAGGGCGTGTGTAATCACCAGGATGCGGGTGCGCTCGGCGCGGCGGTGCCGGATAAGGTGCTACGTTTTCGCATCGAGCAGCTCAAGGCGATGGGCTGTAACGCTATCCGCACAGCGCACAATCCGCAGACACCGACCTTTTACGATATCTGCGATGAGGTCGGCATGTTGGTGATGGATGAAATCTTTGATGGGTGGTCTAAAAAAGCTAACCATGATTATGGGCGGTATCATTTTCAGGAATGGTGGGAGCGTGATCTGACAGATTGGATCAAGCGCGACCGCAATCATCCATCCATTGTGATCTACAGTGTGGGCAATGAAACTCACGGCAAGGTCGGTGAAGACTTGGTGGCACTTTGCCATGAACTCGATCCCACACGTCCGGTTACTTCCGGTCACTCAAGCTCGGAATACATGGATGTTTTCGGTGTGAACGGTGCCAGTGAGAAAACAGGCTGGTTTGATAACCTAGAAACAGATCGTGTATTCATCGGCACTGAGAATCCGCATACGTGGCAGGTGCGAGGTTACTATCGCACGAAGACCTGGTATCGTAACGGCTATCCTAGTAGGAGTCAGAAGCCGTATGAAATTCCTGACCTCACTCAGGAGGAAGTGTTTTCTTATGATTGGATTGATGCTGATGGGCGGAGTAACCGCAAACAGATCTTTAACTCCAGTTATGACAACGCGACCGTGCGCTTGACCGCACGCCACAGTATCGAGCAGTTGCGCGACATTCCCAATTATGCCGGCTCCTTTCGTTGGACGGGACACGATTATATTGGCGAAGCGGGCTACGTGCATGGTGGCTGGCCGTTTCGAGCATTCATGGGCGGCGCCATTGATCTAGCCAACTTTGAAAAGGACCTTTTCTACCTCTACCAAAGTCAGTGGACCGATGAGCCGATGGTTCACATTCTACCGCATTGGACACATCCTACGCTCAAGCTTGGCACCGAAATTCCAGTTTGGGTGTATTCTAACTGCGATGAAGTGGAGCTGTTTTTGAACGGAAAATCACTCGGTAAGCAAGGCCCCGGCACTCAGTGGGATGCGATGCAATGTGAGTGGATGGTTGGATGGCAGCCGGGTGAGTTGAAGGCGATCGCCTACAAGGATGGAAAGCCTGTATGCGAAAAAATAATACGCACTGCGGATGCGCCCGCTCGCATCGCGCTGTCGATCGACGGTGAACCGCTGGCGAAGACTGGCAAAGACATCGTGCAAGTGCGCGTCACGACGCAGGATGCAAAGGAAGAGTTTTATCCTTACGGTGAAAATCGGACCGCATTTCATGTGATTGGGCCTGGGCAGATTCGTGCTTTGGACAACGGTAGCCCGGTGGATGTGGAGCAACATTTCCGCGCAAAGGATCGGATTGCTTTTTACGGACTGACCCGCGCCTATGTAGAATCGACTGGCGCAGCTGGAGATATCACATTATTGGCCAGCTGTATTCTTGGCGAGAAACGTCAGATCTCTTCGGAGCTGGTGAGTATTGATGCGCAGTTACTATCTCTTCGCGGCACATTGGCTGCGGTAAGTGTCGAGATTTTCTATACACTCGATGGTAGCACACCGACGACGCAATCAACTCGCTATACAAAAGCTTTTGCGGTGCCACTTGGCACGACGGTCAAGGCGCTGGTCGCGTTGGATGGTCAGCCTGTTCAGATCCTAGAAGAGCGCTTCGCAGCTGACGAAGGTTTTGTCTGGAATGTGGCGCAGGATGCGTCTCATGGCGGCGACCAAGCGGAAGATGCCAAGTTGAGTGGCGCGGTGGTGAGCACTGCGGGTAAAGGTTTTAATGGTAAAGGATTCGTGGATTTCGGTAACAATAAGGGTGCCTATGTTGAATGGTATCAGGAGAACGACGGCGACGCAGGCGAGGCGGATCTAACAATACGCTACAGCGGCAAAGCCAGAGGAGCCTCAGGGCGTGCGATCCAGTTGAGCATCAATGGTAAGGTGATTGATAAACAGCGGATGCTGCCGAATACGAAAGATTGGGGCTCCGACTGGCAAACCGTGACGGTGCCGATTCGGATCGGACGCGGTGCCAATACCATTCGTCTAAGCACCGTCGAAAATGGCGGTATGTATATCGATGAAATTTCAGTGCGATAA
- a CDS encoding arylsulfatase, producing the protein MINRNMLKGLLFCVTATAATLTCSADSLPNVIYILADDLGYGEVGYNGQEKIQTPELDAMAAQGMRFTNHYCGNSVCAPSRASLMTGKHPGHAYIRANSPGYPDGQTPLPEGTETVGKLMQRAGYKTAIIGKWGLGSTWDSGHPNQQGFDHFFGYTDQRKAHNYYPEYLWRNSDKIMLDNGKGKKNDYSHDLMTVEALQFIDDNSRSTGSGQAAQPFFLYLAYTIPHTSYQVPDLAQYENEDWPMNMKKHAAMTSRMDRDIGVIKRHLEALGLAENTLIMFNSDNGAHGQQGSLQFFKTSGELRGKKRLMYEGGVRSPMIAYWPGKVPAGSVSDHLSSFWDMLPTFSELTGEPVQGETDGISMLPTLLGNEAQQKQHKYLYWELYEGVPNQAVRMGKWKGVVSDRRKGMKIELYDLSADEGEQSDVAAAYPEVVSEIRKALIEAHEPSPFWSKDNQPLFDAQAACEVNGVQPMVLKQKKRKK; encoded by the coding sequence ATGATAAATCGGAATATGCTAAAGGGACTCTTATTCTGTGTGACAGCGACTGCCGCCACGCTGACTTGTAGCGCAGATTCGTTGCCCAATGTGATCTACATCCTCGCGGATGATCTGGGCTATGGTGAAGTTGGTTACAACGGTCAGGAAAAGATCCAGACTCCCGAGCTCGACGCGATGGCGGCGCAGGGCATGCGTTTCACCAATCACTACTGCGGTAATTCCGTGTGTGCACCCTCGCGTGCTTCGTTGATGACGGGAAAGCACCCGGGCCATGCGTATATCCGCGCCAACAGTCCCGGCTATCCCGATGGCCAGACGCCTCTGCCGGAAGGCACCGAGACAGTTGGGAAGCTGATGCAGCGCGCGGGTTACAAGACAGCGATCATTGGTAAGTGGGGGCTTGGTTCTACTTGGGATAGTGGCCATCCGAACCAACAGGGCTTCGATCACTTCTTCGGCTACACCGATCAGCGCAAGGCACATAACTATTATCCGGAATACCTCTGGCGAAATTCTGACAAAATCATGTTGGATAATGGCAAAGGGAAAAAGAATGACTATAGCCATGATTTGATGACGGTGGAGGCCCTGCAGTTTATTGATGACAATAGCCGTTCGACAGGCTCAGGCCAAGCAGCGCAGCCATTCTTTCTATATCTCGCTTATACAATACCGCATACTTCCTATCAGGTGCCGGATCTCGCGCAGTACGAGAACGAGGATTGGCCGATGAATATGAAGAAGCATGCCGCCATGACTTCGCGCATGGATCGCGACATCGGTGTGATTAAGCGTCACTTGGAAGCGCTCGGTCTGGCGGAGAATACCTTGATCATGTTCAACAGCGATAACGGCGCACACGGACAGCAAGGCTCGTTGCAGTTCTTTAAGACTTCCGGCGAATTGCGCGGTAAGAAGCGCCTTATGTATGAAGGCGGCGTGCGCTCTCCGATGATTGCCTACTGGCCAGGTAAAGTGCCCGCTGGAAGCGTGAGCGATCACCTGTCCTCTTTCTGGGATATGTTGCCGACCTTTTCCGAACTGACGGGCGAACCCGTGCAAGGCGAGACCGATGGGATTTCGATGTTGCCGACACTACTGGGTAATGAGGCTCAGCAGAAGCAGCATAAGTATCTCTATTGGGAACTGTATGAAGGTGTGCCTAATCAGGCCGTGCGCATGGGCAAGTGGAAAGGCGTGGTTTCGGATCGACGTAAGGGCATGAAGATTGAGCTCTACGATCTCTCTGCCGATGAGGGCGAGCAAAGCGATGTGGCCGCGGCTTATCCGGAAGTGGTGAGCGAAATTCGTAAGGCATTGATAGAGGCACACGAACCAAGTCCATTCTGGTCGAAAGATAATCAACCGCTCTTTGATGCGCAAGCCGCCTGTGAAGTGAACGGGGTGCAGCCGATGGTTCTGAAACAGAAGAAGAGGAAGAAATAA
- a CDS encoding sulfatase family protein → MIKKIFILLFVSVVVCIAKSDKPNVIVILADDLGYADVGFHDVTASDVHTPNLDRLAASGVSFLNAYASSPICSNSRLALSTGRYQQRWGAYYYAEGGLPRTEHTIAEMMLEAGYRTMKVGKTHMNDGPKSHPMKHGFERFLGFIHHSWDYHLLSSKDVQAYENKRRGSPQKMTQSPIGPLTRNEGAKESYEGITTTEIFEREAISFITEESDQPFYLRLSFNAVHTPLTRAPNPQLAKKYGIPLRPFDRDAAVWKYPLWDPVKQPNYKKWYSQAAHLGIPDPYGRKIYLAHLEQMDLAIGNLMNALEAQGIADNTIIFFSSDNGGSDQSYANNGNINAYKYCLMDGGIKVPMVLSWPERFEKGTRIEATVTHRDLFASLSEITGIAPKKSLDGKSLLPLIDGSVSDLHAGETLFWDSGRKQGNWVARQGKWKLVYRKKPKDYKAYQLDENGLVKKEFKTVPIASGLQLYDLEADPGETKNLAKQNPERVTAMKKMYTAWRSEMAEPIRGRDVK, encoded by the coding sequence ATGATAAAAAAAATATTCATTCTATTATTTGTGTCGGTTGTTGTCTGCATAGCGAAGTCAGATAAGCCGAATGTGATTGTGATTCTGGCCGATGATTTGGGCTATGCTGATGTCGGTTTTCACGATGTGACGGCGAGCGATGTGCACACGCCGAATCTCGATCGACTGGCGGCTTCGGGTGTGTCGTTTTTGAATGCCTATGCGAGCTCGCCAATTTGTAGTAATTCGCGTTTAGCTTTATCAACAGGGCGCTATCAGCAGCGCTGGGGTGCCTATTATTATGCAGAGGGTGGCTTGCCTAGGACAGAGCACACTATCGCTGAAATGATGCTTGAAGCGGGCTATCGCACGATGAAGGTCGGGAAGACTCACATGAATGATGGGCCGAAGAGCCATCCGATGAAACATGGATTTGAGCGCTTCCTTGGCTTTATTCACCATTCTTGGGATTATCATTTGTTGAGCTCAAAAGATGTGCAGGCTTATGAGAATAAGAGACGGGGCAGTCCGCAGAAAATGACGCAATCCCCGATTGGGCCTCTAACGCGCAATGAGGGTGCAAAAGAGTCGTATGAGGGGATAACGACGACCGAAATTTTTGAACGTGAGGCCATCTCGTTTATTACAGAGGAGAGCGATCAGCCGTTTTATTTACGTTTGTCATTCAATGCGGTGCACACGCCGTTAACGCGTGCGCCGAATCCACAGTTAGCTAAGAAATATGGCATCCCGCTTCGTCCTTTTGATCGTGACGCCGCAGTTTGGAAATACCCCTTGTGGGATCCTGTAAAGCAGCCGAACTACAAGAAGTGGTATAGTCAGGCTGCTCACTTGGGGATACCTGATCCTTATGGGAGAAAAATCTATTTAGCGCACTTGGAGCAAATGGATCTTGCGATTGGGAATTTGATGAACGCTCTTGAAGCGCAGGGGATTGCCGATAACACCATCATCTTTTTCTCATCGGACAACGGAGGATCGGATCAATCGTATGCGAACAACGGCAATATCAATGCGTATAAATACTGCCTGATGGACGGTGGTATCAAAGTGCCTATGGTGTTGTCGTGGCCAGAAAGGTTTGAGAAAGGCACCAGGATTGAAGCAACGGTCACACATCGCGACCTGTTTGCGAGTTTATCAGAAATCACTGGTATCGCACCGAAGAAATCGCTGGATGGAAAAAGTCTATTGCCGCTGATCGATGGAAGTGTTTCGGATTTACATGCGGGCGAAACATTGTTCTGGGACTCAGGAAGGAAACAGGGCAACTGGGTGGCACGTCAGGGCAAATGGAAACTCGTTTACCGTAAAAAGCCTAAGGATTACAAGGCCTACCAGTTAGATGAAAACGGGCTGGTTAAAAAGGAATTTAAGACAGTGCCGATCGCGAGTGGTTTGCAGCTTTATGATTTGGAAGCTGACCCAGGCGAAACCAAAAACCTAGCGAAACAGAACCCAGAGCGAGTCACGGCAATGAAAAAGATGTATACCGCATGGCGATCTGAAATGGCTGAGCCGATCCGGGGGCGGGATGTTAAGTAG
- a CDS encoding glycoside hydrolase family 2 TIM barrel-domain containing protein, with product MNSLKIIVGLAVLSLPLVSAAERETIDFNGGWKFARFGAMPDGSQLAEPAGLEKPSADVSAWRILDLPHDWGIEGPFRAELENRTGKLPWAGIGWYRKTFEVEALGKRVFVEFDGAMSNSQVWLNGEYVGEWPYGYASFQFELTPFLQQGENVLAVRLDNKERSSRWYPGGGIYRNVRLVKTAATRVAHWGTFVTTPEVPTTSASVHIQTTLDGAVEGTEVRHEILETGSNGSGTDCTLTVKSPKLWDLQSPNLYTLETTVLQNGEVVDREQTVFGIRTIEFTTDRGFLLNGKTVVMNGVCQHHDLGPLGTAINTRALERQIEILKEMGCNAIRTSHNPPAPEFLELCDRMGILVQVEAFDAWKASKTPNDYSLHFTEWHERDLRAMVRRDRNHPSVVMWSTGNEVREQGNAAGIKISQQLTDIIKSEDITRPVTAGCNNYRAGFNGFEQTVDVFGYNYKAKQNAKYYKQFLQKHPDIPLYGSETASTVSSRGEYFFPFSEDKSKGSGGYFQVSSYDFTAPSWAYRPDVEFEALDRYPKIFGEFVWTGFDYIGEPTPYNKDSTNLLNFTDPKQRARMKAELEKLGGDIPPRSSYFGIVDLCGFPKDRYFLYQARWRPDLPMAHILPHWNWPERVGEVTPVHVYTSGDEAEVFLNGKSLGRKKKGLYEYRLRWDDVLYQPGELKVIAYKNGKPWAEDVMPTAGDAAKLSLSADRSEIAADGRDLSFITVQISDQDGQLVPRSHNEVAFTIEGPGKIVAVGNGNPVSHEPFQASRRKAFNGLCLVVVQSVKGEAGIIRLTASSDGLIGRTVEIKTLKSAN from the coding sequence ATGAACTCATTAAAGATAATTGTCGGCTTGGCGGTTTTGTCGCTGCCTTTGGTGAGTGCAGCCGAACGGGAAACGATCGACTTTAATGGGGGTTGGAAGTTTGCGCGCTTTGGTGCGATGCCCGATGGTTCGCAACTGGCGGAACCCGCAGGACTGGAAAAGCCCAGCGCGGATGTATCTGCATGGAGAATATTGGACCTGCCGCACGATTGGGGCATCGAAGGGCCGTTCCGAGCAGAGCTAGAGAATCGAACAGGAAAATTGCCGTGGGCGGGCATTGGCTGGTATCGGAAAACGTTCGAAGTTGAGGCGCTGGGGAAACGTGTCTTTGTCGAGTTCGACGGAGCGATGAGTAACAGCCAGGTCTGGCTCAATGGCGAGTATGTCGGCGAGTGGCCGTATGGCTATGCCTCGTTTCAGTTTGAGCTGACTCCATTTCTGCAGCAGGGAGAAAATGTGCTTGCAGTGCGTTTGGACAATAAAGAGAGATCTTCGCGTTGGTATCCGGGCGGTGGTATCTATCGCAATGTTCGCTTGGTTAAAACGGCGGCGACTCGTGTGGCACATTGGGGCACCTTTGTCACTACGCCGGAAGTTCCTACCACGAGCGCCAGTGTTCACATTCAAACCACTCTGGATGGCGCAGTTGAGGGCACGGAAGTGCGGCACGAAATTCTCGAAACGGGAAGTAATGGCAGTGGCACGGATTGCACTCTGACGGTGAAGTCGCCCAAGCTGTGGGATTTGCAAAGTCCGAATCTTTATACATTGGAAACTACGGTGCTGCAGAACGGTGAGGTCGTCGATCGCGAGCAGACAGTGTTTGGTATTCGCACGATTGAATTTACCACCGATCGGGGCTTTTTACTCAATGGTAAGACTGTGGTTATGAACGGCGTGTGTCAGCATCACGATCTTGGGCCGTTGGGGACAGCCATCAACACTCGCGCGTTGGAGCGTCAAATCGAGATTCTAAAAGAGATGGGCTGCAATGCGATCCGCACCTCGCACAATCCGCCGGCACCCGAATTTCTTGAACTGTGCGACCGCATGGGGATCTTGGTGCAGGTCGAGGCCTTTGATGCCTGGAAAGCGAGCAAGACTCCTAACGATTACAGCCTGCATTTTACTGAGTGGCATGAGCGTGATTTACGCGCTATGGTGCGTCGTGATCGCAACCATCCCAGCGTCGTGATGTGGTCGACTGGCAACGAGGTGCGTGAGCAGGGGAATGCTGCTGGAATCAAAATTTCGCAGCAACTCACAGACATTATTAAGTCCGAGGATATCACGCGCCCTGTCACCGCAGGTTGTAATAACTATCGGGCTGGGTTTAACGGCTTTGAGCAGACAGTCGACGTCTTCGGTTACAATTATAAGGCCAAGCAGAATGCAAAGTATTATAAACAGTTCTTGCAGAAGCATCCAGATATCCCGCTCTACGGCAGCGAAACGGCGTCCACTGTCAGTTCACGTGGCGAGTATTTCTTTCCTTTTTCCGAGGATAAGTCAAAGGGCTCCGGCGGTTACTTTCAGGTGAGCAGCTATGACTTCACGGCGCCGTCGTGGGCCTATCGTCCGGATGTGGAATTCGAAGCCTTGGATCGTTACCCGAAAATATTCGGTGAGTTCGTTTGGACTGGATTCGACTACATCGGCGAACCGACTCCCTACAATAAGGACAGCACCAACTTGCTGAACTTCACCGATCCGAAGCAACGCGCCCGGATGAAAGCGGAACTTGAAAAACTGGGCGGTGATATTCCACCACGTAGTTCTTATTTCGGCATCGTCGACCTGTGTGGCTTTCCGAAAGATCGCTATTTCCTGTATCAGGCGCGCTGGCGCCCAGACTTGCCGATGGCACACATCTTGCCGCATTGGAACTGGCCGGAGCGAGTGGGGGAGGTCACGCCCGTGCATGTTTATACCTCCGGAGATGAAGCTGAAGTCTTCCTAAATGGGAAGTCGCTCGGTCGCAAGAAGAAGGGACTATACGAGTATCGTCTGCGTTGGGACGACGTGTTATATCAACCTGGCGAGTTGAAAGTGATCGCTTATAAAAACGGCAAGCCATGGGCTGAAGATGTGATGCCGACTGCAGGCGACGCTGCTAAGCTTTCTCTATCGGCTGACCGTTCAGAGATTGCCGCAGATGGCCGTGACCTGTCGTTTATCACCGTTCAGATTTCGGATCAAGACGGGCAACTCGTGCCTCGTTCGCACAACGAGGTGGCGTTTACCATTGAAGGTCCTGGTAAGATTGTGGCCGTCGGCAACGGCAATCCTGTCAGCCACGAACCGTTTCAAGCTTCGAGACGCAAGGCGTTCAATGGTCTCTGTCTGGTGGTCGTTCAGTCAGTCAAAGGCGAGGCGGGCATCATTCGTTTAACCGCGTCCTCCGACGGACTGATTGGACGAACTGTTGAAATTAAAACTTTAAAATCTGCAAACTGA